From Primulina huaijiensis isolate GDHJ02 chromosome 15, ASM1229523v2, whole genome shotgun sequence, one genomic window encodes:
- the LOC140959386 gene encoding uncharacterized protein, with product MEFSFHKTIFLLALILVIDGSFFGKPVDATALEDVCRKTFDQHFCLTNFGWKSSTKTAPIPDLANLAIVNVIDNMNMTRLMINFLLYFTTDPQLHNVETECQNFYVPALSSMVSSASYNLNHGQYRQLGQQATQAFNAADQCQKAYATLFKMAPFETYIYNLKRLSNILEVIADDFL from the coding sequence ATGGAGTTTTCATTCCACAAAACCATCTTCCTCTTAGCGTTGATACTCGTCATCGATGGGTCTTTCTTCGGTAAACCAGTAGATGCTACTGCACTTGAAGACGTATGTCGTAAGACATTCGACCAGCATTTCTGTTTAACCAATTTCGGGTGGAAGTCGAGCACGAAAACGGCTCCCATCCCAGATCTAGCAAATTTAGCCATCGTGAATGTGATAGATAACATGAACATGACTCGACTTATGATCAATTTCCTCTTGTATTTCACAACTGATCCTCAACTCCACAACGTAGAAACCGAGTGCCAGAATTTTTATGTTCCTGCTTTGTCTTCCATGGTATCATCAGCATCCTATAATCTGAATCATGGGCAATATCGCCAACTCGGTCAGCAGGCTACGCAAGCGTTTAACGCTGCCGATCAATGTCAGAAAGCTTATGCTACTCTCTTCAAGATGGCCCCTTTCGagacatatatttataatttgaaacgTCTATCTAATATTCTTGAGGTTATTGCTGATGACTTTTTATAA